In Acidimicrobiales bacterium, a genomic segment contains:
- a CDS encoding TetR/AcrR family transcriptional regulator, translated as MPTPPPSDCSPGSDRPPNKRQQQAAATQDQLLAAARSVFEEKGYQGATVGAITDRANTAHGTFYLYFRNKEDAFNRVIAGLFDEMLAASETRFVGGGPRVAIEDVVARYLTIYTHNAGLFRTLFEAVMANPSISESWVAMRRRWVERMARGLNGLQRTGRMRTVDTELAAYVLAGMTEWFAFTHLVLGEPPPGDDPVPRASAVVADLFVHAVFGRLEDDPQG; from the coding sequence GTGCCCACTCCTCCCCCTTCGGACTGCTCGCCGGGATCCGACCGCCCGCCCAACAAGCGACAGCAGCAGGCGGCCGCGACCCAGGACCAGCTGCTGGCCGCGGCGCGCTCGGTGTTCGAGGAGAAGGGGTACCAGGGGGCGACCGTCGGCGCCATCACCGACCGGGCCAACACCGCCCACGGCACCTTCTACCTGTACTTCCGCAACAAGGAGGACGCGTTCAACCGCGTCATCGCCGGCCTCTTCGACGAGATGCTGGCCGCGTCGGAGACCCGCTTCGTCGGCGGCGGGCCCCGGGTCGCCATCGAGGACGTCGTCGCTCGCTACCTGACGATCTACACGCACAACGCCGGGCTGTTCCGCACCCTGTTCGAGGCGGTGATGGCCAACCCGTCGATCTCGGAGAGCTGGGTGGCCATGCGGCGCCGGTGGGTGGAGCGCATGGCCCGCGGCCTGAACGGCCTCCAGCGCACCGGCCGCATGCGCACGGTCGACACCGAGCTGGCCGCCTACGTGCTCGCCGGCATGACCGAGTGGTTCGCGTTCACCCACCTCGTGCTGGGCGAGCCCCCGCCCGGCGACGACCCCGTGCCCCGGGCGTCGGCGGTGGTCGCCGACCTGTTCGTCCACGCCGTGTTCGGCCGGTTGGAGGACGACCCGCAGGGCTGA
- a CDS encoding HEAT repeat domain-containing protein, with product MRAAALGALARLGRLEPAQLAAGLADPDPAVRRRALELSPALPVVPVVALLDDPDPTVVEVAAWACGERSPAEAGAVDALVRVAGGHPDPLCREAAVAALGAIGDEAGLPAILAATGDRPAVRRRAVLALAPFEGPEVDAALRRALGDRDWQVRQAAEDLLDE from the coding sequence GTGCGGGCCGCCGCGCTGGGCGCCCTCGCCCGCCTCGGACGCCTCGAACCGGCCCAGCTCGCGGCCGGGCTGGCCGACCCCGACCCGGCCGTCCGGCGGCGGGCGCTCGAGCTGTCGCCGGCCCTCCCCGTCGTGCCCGTCGTGGCCCTGCTCGACGACCCCGACCCCACCGTCGTCGAGGTGGCGGCGTGGGCGTGCGGCGAGCGGTCCCCGGCCGAGGCCGGCGCCGTCGACGCGCTCGTCCGGGTGGCCGGCGGCCATCCCGACCCGCTGTGCCGCGAGGCCGCCGTCGCCGCGCTCGGGGCCATCGGCGACGAGGCCGGCCTGCCGGCCATCCTGGCGGCGACCGGCGACCGCCCGGCCGTGCGCCGCCGGGCCGTGCTCGCGCTCGCCCCCTTCGAGGGGCCCGAGGTCGACGCCGCCCTCCGGCGCGCCCTCGGGGACCGCGACTGGCAGGTCCGCCAGGCCGCGGAGGACCTGCTGGACGAGTAG
- a CDS encoding ABC transporter substrate-binding protein, with translation MRTNRPLFRILALLFAFVLIGAACGRDDEDSADAPAATDDGDDGGDDTSDTTAAEGTDEDDSGGELATAPGFDGSTIKVGIVTPQTGGVEVIGNPLTTGNQVYFDYVNDELGGIAGQYQIETVVVDSQYDATVGLQQYNAIKDDVVMFAQILGTPVVNTVLEQLRQDNIVAAPASLDSFWVREQNLLPIGGPYQVQAINAMDWWINEGGGSTDATVCTMIQDDPYGEAGQEGVEFAAEQLGFEVAATARFGATDTDFTAQVGQLSEANCEVVFLVSTPTGTGGILGVAAAQNFTPQWIGQSPTWIGLLAASPLAEYLQANFKVVAEGTEWGDESVPGMADMIARQEQYAPDQGPDYYFAFGYNQAQAVVQVLEAAVENGDLSREGIIEAMNSLDTLTFDGLSGDYEWGAPEDRNPPRASTIFEVDPEKPFGLGVVARDYESEAADAFEFEG, from the coding sequence ATGCGCACCAACCGACCCCTGTTCCGCATCCTCGCCCTGCTGTTCGCGTTCGTGCTCATCGGCGCGGCGTGCGGCCGCGACGACGAGGACAGCGCCGACGCCCCGGCAGCCACCGACGACGGCGACGACGGCGGCGACGACACCAGCGACACCACGGCCGCGGAAGGCACCGACGAGGACGACAGCGGCGGCGAGCTGGCCACCGCGCCCGGCTTCGACGGCTCCACCATCAAGGTCGGGATCGTCACCCCGCAGACCGGCGGCGTCGAGGTCATCGGCAACCCGCTGACCACCGGCAACCAGGTGTACTTCGACTACGTCAACGACGAGCTGGGCGGCATCGCCGGCCAGTACCAGATCGAGACCGTCGTGGTCGACAGCCAGTACGACGCCACCGTCGGCCTCCAGCAGTACAACGCCATCAAGGACGACGTCGTGATGTTCGCCCAGATCCTCGGGACGCCGGTGGTCAACACCGTCCTCGAGCAGCTGCGGCAGGACAACATCGTCGCCGCCCCTGCGTCGCTCGACTCGTTCTGGGTGCGGGAGCAGAACCTGCTGCCGATCGGCGGCCCGTACCAGGTGCAGGCCATCAACGCCATGGACTGGTGGATCAACGAGGGCGGCGGCAGCACCGACGCCACCGTCTGCACGATGATCCAGGACGACCCCTACGGCGAGGCCGGCCAGGAGGGCGTGGAGTTCGCGGCCGAGCAGCTCGGCTTCGAGGTCGCGGCCACGGCCCGGTTCGGCGCCACCGACACCGACTTCACCGCCCAGGTCGGCCAGCTGAGCGAGGCCAACTGCGAGGTCGTGTTCCTCGTGTCGACCCCGACCGGCACCGGCGGCATCCTCGGCGTCGCCGCCGCCCAGAACTTCACCCCGCAGTGGATCGGCCAGTCGCCGACCTGGATCGGGCTGCTGGCCGCCTCCCCGCTCGCCGAGTACCTCCAGGCCAACTTCAAGGTCGTGGCCGAGGGCACCGAGTGGGGCGACGAGTCGGTGCCCGGGATGGCCGACATGATCGCCAGGCAGGAGCAGTACGCGCCCGACCAGGGCCCGGACTACTACTTCGCCTTCGGCTACAACCAGGCCCAGGCCGTCGTGCAGGTGCTCGAGGCCGCCGTCGAGAACGGCGACCTGTCCCGCGAGGGGATCATCGAGGCGATGAACAGCCTCGACACGCTGACCTTCGACGGGCTGTCGGGCGACTACGAGTGGGGCGCCCCCGAGGACCGCAACCCGCCCAGGGCGAGCACGATCTTCGAGGTCGACCCGGAGAAGCCGTTCGGCCTCGGCGTGGTCGCGAGGGACTACGAGTCCGAGGCGGCCGACGCCTTCGAGTTCGAGGGCTAG